The window GAGGGGGATGAAGGCCTAAATGATGACTTTGTGCCGCCCCGCATCAATTTCCAGTCCCCGAACAATAGCCGTTTGCCAGACTATTTTAGGGCGGATGCCTCAGCCATTTACCATTTTCAGCTTGCTAGGAACATCAAGGCCAATGCAGGCTTATCAATCTTAAATTTTACGGACCGAAGAAATACCCTGAACAAGTATTATCGGGTGAATGAGGACGATGAAATCGAAACCATTGAAAATTTTTCATTGGGTATTACTCCCAACATCAGTTTCAGGGTGAGCTTTTAGGTACTCCTCAATTTTCGTCATCACCAACACATGGGGAACCGTAATCGAGGCCAAAAAGCAAATCAAACCAGGGACCAAAATTTCCTCAGTGTTCCTTAATAAAAGGTATAAGATTAAAGTTCCTAGCAAAGAAGCCAACCAATAGAGGTAGCTGCTCTTGAAATAACGGTAGAACGATTTCCAGCTCACTTCCCCATAAAGAAACTTCATCTGATCCATTAAAGAGGGAATACTGTGCCAAACCACAAAATAGATGCAAAAGGCCAGCAACAACGAAGCGGTATTGAAAACAACATAAAAAACTGCCAATAGGAACAGCTCCAGCAAAATGGAATAGGTCCTTAACCTGGCATAGGCGAAATACAGGAAAAACAAGCCAACCCCTATCCCCATTCCGAGAAATAGTTGACCAATTACCCGCGAGGGAACATCCTGTCCGGTAATATCCAATACTATCTGGGCCACTTGTTCGCGGTGCGCATGGAACAGCATAAATAAAATCAGGCCACCATAAAGTAGATAAAACAACGGCTTACCTTTAAAGTCTCCGGCCAAGGTGGTATTCCAATGCTGTTCCCCAAAATGATAGCTGCTAAACAGGATAAAGAGCATTAGGGCAATGGTGGGGAAAAAATAAAATACGGCGCAGATGGATGCTATCATTATAATATAAAGCATGGTCATGCCCGTTTGTGGGATATTGGCCCCTCTTTTTTGAAAATAGCTGGTCAGTATACCAATGTCATTTGCACCATGCAATATCCCAAAGGTGCCAATAAGCAAAAAGGACAACAGCAGCTCCAATTCCAAGGGTAAATATACCGATAGCCATAATCCAAAAAAGGTAGCTACCAGCAAAAAACTTGTTATTCTGATAATATCCAATACTCTTTGTTTAATTATTCATAAAAAAAGTTATACAAAAATATAAATATATTGTTTAATTTTTTATACTTTTAGTTAAACAAAAAAATAATTGTATTATGGAAAGTTTAATTACTTCGTTACCCATGGTGGCTAAAATTGCTACCAACGATTACGTTGGCTTCACCTTCTTTGTTGGGTGTATGGCCATGATGGCCGCGTCGGCCTTTTTCTTTTTATCAATGAACAGTTTTGACCGTAAATGGAGAACTTCCATTTTAGTATCCGGATTGATTACGTTCATTGCTGCAGTGCACTATTGGTACATGCGTGATTATTGGGCAGCCAATGGTGAATCGCCCACCTTTTTCCGTTATGTGGACTGGATTCTGACAGTTCCCCTAATGTGCGTTGAGTTTTATTTGATCCTAAAAGTAGCCGGAGCCAAAAAAGCATTGATGTGGAAATTGATCGCTCTTTCGGTAATCATGCTGGTTACAGGTTACCTAGGAGAGACCGTTTACCGTGACCAAGCACAGATTTGGGGTCTTATTTCCGGTATCGCTTACTTTGTAATCGTTTATGAAATTTGGCTGGGAGGCGCCAACAAATTGGCAAGAGAAGCTGGTGGAGCCGTACTTTCCGCCCACAGAACACTGTGCTGGTTCGTATTGGTAGGTTGGGCCATTTATCCGATTGGTTACATGGCAGGTACTCCAGGATGGTACGATGGGATTTTCAATGGACTATCCATGGATGTTATCTACAACATCGGAGATGCCATTAACAAAATTGGGTTTGGTCTTGTAGTTTATAATTTGGCGGTGATTGCCAACGAAAAGGCTTAATCCGATATCATTTTACTTAAACTTAGAAGAAATGGCCATGCAAAACATGGCCATTTTTTTACATTCTTTCGGGAACGTCAATCCCCAATAATCGGAACGCGGATTGAATCACCTCCCCTACTTTTTTGGAGAGCTGAACCCGGAAATTCTTCTTCTGCTCGTCCGTTTCGCCCAAAATGGAAACCTGCTGGTAAAACGAGTTGAACTCTTTCACCAAATCATACGTGAAATTGGCAATCAAAGCTGGACTAAAATTTTCAGCGGCCAGCTGCACCGTTTCAGGGAACAATTGCAGCTGTTTCAATAGTTCCTTTTCCTTTTCGTGCAAGTCCATTGAGGTCTCGACCGCGCTCGACCCGACACCTTCTGCTTTGCGCAAAATAGATTGAATTCTGGCGTATGTATACTGAATAAACGGGCCGGTATTCCCTTGGAAATCCACCGATTCTTCAGGGTTGAAAAGAATCCGTTTTTTGGGATCCACCTTTAAGATGTAGTATTTAAGGGCACCCAAACCTATGGTTCGGTATAACTCTTTTTTCTCCGTTTCGGAATATCCGTCCAACTTGCCCAGTTCTTGGGAAATGGATTCCGCAGTATCCTCCATATTTTTTATGAGGTCGTCCGCATCCACTACGGTACCTTCCCTACTCTTCATCTTACCGCTGGGCAAATCTACCATACCATAACTCAAGTGGTACAATTGCTCCGCCCACGAATACCCTAGCTTTTTTAAGATTAGGAACAACACCTTAAAATGGTAATCTTGCTCATTGCCCACGGTGTACACCATACCATTGATGTCAGGGAAATCGGTCACCCGCTGAATCGCGGTACCAATATCCTGTGTCATGTACACTGCGGTACCATCGGAACGTAGTACAATTTTCTCGTCCAAACCTTCATCGGTGAGGTCTATCCAAACACTGCCATCCTCCTTTTTAAAGAAAACACCTCGTTCCAGGCCATCTTTTACCACATCACGACCCAATAAATAGGTATCGCTTTCGTAATAGAGCGTATCAAAATCAACACCCAAATTTTTGTAGGTAGTGGCAAAACCATCGTACACCCAACCGTTCATTTTTTTCCAAAGGGAAACTACGCTCTCATCGCCCGCTTCCCATTTTCGGAGCATTTCCTGTGCCTCCAACAAAATGGGGGCTTCTTTTTCGGCCTGCTCCTTTGGTGTCCCAGCATCGACAAGTTGAGCTATTTCCTCTTTGTAGGCCTTATCAAAAGCCACATAATATTTTCCCACCAAATGGTCGCCCTTAAGACCCGAAGATTCCGGTGTTTCGCCATCGCCAAACTTCTGCCAGGCCAACATACTCTTGCAGATATGGATGCCTCGATCGTTGATGATCTGGGTCTTGTATACTTTCTTACCCGAGGCCTTTAATATTTCGGCTACCGAATAGCCCAATAAATTGTTTCGGATATGCCCTAAGTGCAATGGTTTATTGGTGTTGGGTGACGAATATTCCACCATCACCGCATCATCAGATTGTGATTTTACGTAGCCAAAATCTGTTTCGTTGGAAATTGAATTGAAAAAATCAAGATAGTAGCTATCCTCGATTACAATGTTCAAAAAGCCCTGCACCACATTGCATTTGGACACTTCATCCACATTGGCTTCCAAATATTTCCCGATTTCGGTCCCAATTTGAACCGGATTACCTTTTACGTGCCGTAACATAGGAAACACCACCACTGTAATATCCCCCTCAAAATCCTTTCGGGTTGGTTGAAATTCCACCGTGGGCAGCTCAACTTGATATAGTTGTTTTACCGCCTCGATCACTTTTTGGGTCAAATCGTTCTGCAAACTCATCTCATAGGCTTTTCAGGGCGCAAAACTACGTATTTTTTGGGCTTTTCATGCTATTTGGATTGGCGTTGCCTATTTAAAAATTGTATTTTTAAAAAAACATGCTATGGAACATTTGCATCGAGCAGCTCCGGTTTTGGCTTCGTTGGACATTCCAAAAACCGTTGCTTTTTACAAGGAAAAAATGGGGTTCGACAAATCAGGCTGGGTGGATGAAAACTATGCCGTGATAGGTCGTGATCAAGTAGAAATCCATTTTTGGAAATGTGACGACAAAATCTTTCCCGAAAATACCAGTTGTTACATCTACGTTAGGAATGTTGATTCGCTTTACAAAGAACTGCAAGAAGCCGAAGTAATCCATCCCAACGGACCATTGGAGGACAAACCTTGGGGCGTACGCGAGTTTTCGGTGCTAGACAACGACGGTAACCTGATCAGGTTCGGTCAAAATCTTTAAATATGCTATTGAACGTATCCTACAACGATAAGAAAATCACCAAAAAAATAGACGAAGCCGTTGGCAAGCCCATTCCTATAAGGGAGCGCTTTGCCATGGGCGGTATCGGTTCCCCAAAATTGTTCATTACCGAAGCAAGTCTGGATATCTACAATCTGCTCATTTTGGACAGCAATACCAACTCTTGCAACGTTGAGCTACGTCCCAATGGCATCATTGTGCGGTTTCGATCGCGCTTGGAAACCTACGGGCTCATCATCCCCTATTACAAATTGAACGTATATAAAGGCGACATGGCCATTTACTCTATTTACATGGACCAATACTTCATCAAAGTGCGGTCTGATACCAAAGCCGTTCAAAAATTCTTTAAAAAACTACTGGACTACCGAGCGGACAACCTACCCACCAATATCGAAGATTTATGAGAATATTGTTGACCGGGGCCAATGGCTATATCGGAATGCGGCTATTGCCCAAGCTTTTGGATATGGGGCACGAGGTCATTTGTGCCGTACGCGATGAAAAACGGCTTTCGGTAGATGCCAAGGTGCGTTCCCAAATAGAGGTTGTTGAAATTGATTTTTTGGAAGACCCGGCAAACCAAAACATCCCAAAGAACATTGATGCCGCCTACTATCTGATACATTCCATGACCTCCTCCGTATCAGATTTTGATAAAAAAGAGGCCCAAGCGGCGAAAAACTTCAATACCTTATTGGAAGGTACGCAATGCAAACAGGTGATTTACCTGAGCGGCATTGTCAACGACAAAGAACTTTCGAAGCACTTGAGCTCGCGTAAAAACGTCGAGGAGATTCTCTATAAAGGTGATTTTGAATTGACCGTGCTTCGAGCAGGCATCATAGTTGGGTCAGGGAGTTCATCCTTCGAGATTATCCGTGATCTCTGCGAAAAACTACCAGTAATGATAACCCCCAAATGGGTGCTCACCAAAACACAACCGATTGCCATTCGGGATGTTATACAATTTCTCACAGGCGTTTTGGGCAATCAGGATACTTACGGGCAATCCTTTGATATTGGTGGGCCAGATGTGATTACATATAAAGATATGCTTCACGGATATGCCAAAGTTCGGGGCTTTAAAAATTGGATTTTTACCGTTCCCGTAATGACCCCGAAGTTATCGTCCTATTGGCTGTATTTTGTGACCTCTACCTCCTACAAATTGGCCGTTAACCTTGTGGATAGCATGAAGATGGAAGTCGTTGCCGAGGATAATCGTTTGCAGCAAATGCTGGGCCTGGAAACCCACAGTTACGAAGAAGCCATTGATATGGCCTTCAAAAAAATAGAGCAAAACCTTGTCATTAGCAGTTGGAAGGATAGCATTGCCAGCGGACAGATTCAGGAAGACCTCGAAAAATATATCCAAGTACCCAAATATGGGGTCTTGCAAGACAAGAAGTCGGTTCCCATCAAGGATGAGCAGGCCGTTTTGGAAAACATTTGGCGCATTGGCGGGGAAACGGGTTGGTATTATGGCAACTGGCTCTGGAAGTTCCGTGGGTTTTTGGACAAATTGGTGGGCGGTCCCGGACTGAGAAGGGGACGCACCCATCCAGACCGAATTTTCCCCGGTGACGCATTGGATTTTTGGCGGGTGTTATTGGCCGATAAAAAATCAAAACGGTTGCTACTTTTCGCCGAAATGAAAACGCCTGGAGAAGCTTGGTTGGAGTTCAAGATTGCCGATGGCAAGCTGTATCAAACCGCCACCTTTCGTCCTAGAGGGTTATGGGGCAGATTGTACTGGTATTCCGTATTGCCGTTCCACCTCTTTATTTTCGGGAACATGATCAAGAATATTGCAAAAGTGTAAGATTTCTTTTTTTATTGAATATGTCAACAGCTGTCACATCGAGCGCAGTCAAGATGTTTTCATTTGTTGGTCATCATTTCTTGGCATGAGATTTCTCGCCTGCCTACTTGTCGCTGACGAACGTTCGAAATGACAATGGCCCTCTAACTCCCGACTCCAATGCTGTTAAAATACTATTAAGCCCAATCGGGAAATGCTTTTTTCTTCGCACTTTGTCACAAAATTGGTCCAAGTTCGTCTAACCGTAGGCAACCTTTTGCCCCCAAAAAGGTGTCTTATCATTGAAACCCAAAGAGCAAACATGTCAATTTCAAAGTCATTTTTCATCAGATGTATAGTTGTATTGCTAGGTGTCCCGCTTTCCGCACAGACCATAAGTTCCCGTTTGATCGATGCCAAGACCCAAAAAGGAATTCCCTACGCTACGGTGCAATATGGTGAGCAACTCGGTGTAATCACCAACGAGGAAGGCCGTTTTAGTTTTGTTTTGGAAGAAGCTACGCTCGATTCCATTTACATCACTTCCATGGGATACGGCAAAAAGGGATTCACCTTGGAAAAGTTGCAGGACACTTTGCTTCAGCTTGACCCCAAAGCCATTGAGCTTAGCGGGGTTTATGTTTTTGACAAGGAACTGGAAGTGGATGATATCATTGAAAAGATGATTGAAAACATCCCTAAAAATGTAAACAAAACTCCCGTAAAACAGCGATTTTTTCTTCGCAAGGCTGAATTGGCCAACATGGAGAAAGTCGATTTTGGGTTTGAAAAATCTTCCATAAAAGAGCTGAACAAGGAATTGATGGATAGCATATCGCACAGCATACCCAAAAATGCTTCGCACTATACCGAGAGTTTTGGCGACCTCTACAAACACAATACGGACTACAAAGTTGACATCATCAAAGCCGCCGATTTGTACGATAAACGAGAGGTAGGCTCTTTCGAGGATCTGGCCGAACACATGGAGGACATCTTTGTTCAAAACGTAAAACAGGGGTCCTATCTCAAAATAAAGTCGGGCATTTTTAGTGAAAAAATCCAAGTGGATTCCATTTTGGATACCATGGACGATGAACGCATCGACCAAATGAAAAAGGTAAAGGCCCAAATGGAAAAAGACAGTGTTTCGGGGCTCGTGGATAGTCAACGCTGGCAGTTCAAGGAGCTTCTAGGGCAACTCTATTTCCAAGAGGACACCAAATTGGACCTTGTGGACAAGACTCGACGTTACGATTTTAAACTTTCCGGTTATGCCGAAATGGGCGATGCAGGGGTTTACGTGGTGGATTTTTGGCCCAGACGGAGCAGTGCCGATTTTAAAGGTCGCCTCTTCATCAACATTGAGGATTTTGCCGTGATTCGAATGGATTTTACAAATACCCAACGCCTGCGCAACTTTAGATTGTTGGGTATTACCTATCGGGAAAACGTGTACAAGGGAACCATGCGCTTTGCCAAATTGCCCAATGGCCGGTACGATCTCCAGTTTATGGAATTGGCCGATGGTAAATATTTTGGTGTGGACCGGCCCCTAAAAGTCGTAGAAAAAAACAAGCACGTAAAGGGGCGCCGCAAACAGAACGAACTCAAACTGAACATTGACTTTCGGATGAACATCACTTCCAAGTGGGAATTGGTGGTGTTCAACCAAAACGAGATTGCCCAAAACGACTTTAACAACTTTACCGAGGACAAGACCGTTCGTGCCACCTATATGCCCCGCTACGATCCCAAGTTTTGGGAAGGCTATACCATTATGGAGCCCAACCAAGCCATACGTGGGTTTACGGCGGAGGAAGAGTAGAAACCCTATCCATCCAATTATCTTTAAGGTAATTAAAATGAGTTTACACCTGTTAAACCTGGTTAAAGGCCTTATTTGTGTCCGGTTCAATACATTTTAATCAACTTTAACATTTTTTAATTACGTTTATTTCGTTTATTTCGTTTGTTTTGTAGAGTAGAAAACTATAAAGCGTCATGGAAACCTTTCAAAACATCAATAAACCCTCAAAGGATGAGCAAAAAGTTGCACTCAAATCCTATGATGCTTTGGCATCGATAATCAAGCAACTAAAATCTAACAATCCCGAAATTGAGATTGAGGAAACCCAGGATCGTATTAAGATTCCTTTGAGCGCATTAAAGCTATTGGGTGATATTCTTGAGGCAATGAGTAAAGGAAAACCATTTTCCCTAGTACCTATTGCAACCGAGGTAACCACTCAAAAAGCCG is drawn from Flagellimonas sp. MMG031 and contains these coding sequences:
- a CDS encoding Brp/Blh family beta-carotene 15,15'-dioxygenase, which translates into the protein MDIIRITSFLLVATFFGLWLSVYLPLELELLLSFLLIGTFGILHGANDIGILTSYFQKRGANIPQTGMTMLYIIMIASICAVFYFFPTIALMLFILFSSYHFGEQHWNTTLAGDFKGKPLFYLLYGGLILFMLFHAHREQVAQIVLDITGQDVPSRVIGQLFLGMGIGVGLFFLYFAYARLRTYSILLELFLLAVFYVVFNTASLLLAFCIYFVVWHSIPSLMDQMKFLYGEVSWKSFYRYFKSSYLYWLASLLGTLILYLLLRNTEEILVPGLICFLASITVPHVLVMTKIEEYLKAHPETDVGSNTQ
- a CDS encoding bacteriorhodopsin-like, which gives rise to MESLITSLPMVAKIATNDYVGFTFFVGCMAMMAASAFFFLSMNSFDRKWRTSILVSGLITFIAAVHYWYMRDYWAANGESPTFFRYVDWILTVPLMCVEFYLILKVAGAKKALMWKLIALSVIMLVTGYLGETVYRDQAQIWGLISGIAYFVIVYEIWLGGANKLAREAGGAVLSAHRTLCWFVLVGWAIYPIGYMAGTPGWYDGIFNGLSMDVIYNIGDAINKIGFGLVVYNLAVIANEKA
- the argS gene encoding arginine--tRNA ligase; this translates as MSLQNDLTQKVIEAVKQLYQVELPTVEFQPTRKDFEGDITVVVFPMLRHVKGNPVQIGTEIGKYLEANVDEVSKCNVVQGFLNIVIEDSYYLDFFNSISNETDFGYVKSQSDDAVMVEYSSPNTNKPLHLGHIRNNLLGYSVAEILKASGKKVYKTQIINDRGIHICKSMLAWQKFGDGETPESSGLKGDHLVGKYYVAFDKAYKEEIAQLVDAGTPKEQAEKEAPILLEAQEMLRKWEAGDESVVSLWKKMNGWVYDGFATTYKNLGVDFDTLYYESDTYLLGRDVVKDGLERGVFFKKEDGSVWIDLTDEGLDEKIVLRSDGTAVYMTQDIGTAIQRVTDFPDINGMVYTVGNEQDYHFKVLFLILKKLGYSWAEQLYHLSYGMVDLPSGKMKSREGTVVDADDLIKNMEDTAESISQELGKLDGYSETEKKELYRTIGLGALKYYILKVDPKKRILFNPEESVDFQGNTGPFIQYTYARIQSILRKAEGVGSSAVETSMDLHEKEKELLKQLQLFPETVQLAAENFSPALIANFTYDLVKEFNSFYQQVSILGETDEQKKNFRVQLSKKVGEVIQSAFRLLGIDVPERM
- a CDS encoding VOC family protein is translated as MEHLHRAAPVLASLDIPKTVAFYKEKMGFDKSGWVDENYAVIGRDQVEIHFWKCDDKIFPENTSCYIYVRNVDSLYKELQEAEVIHPNGPLEDKPWGVREFSVLDNDGNLIRFGQNL
- a CDS encoding SDR family oxidoreductase; its protein translation is MRILLTGANGYIGMRLLPKLLDMGHEVICAVRDEKRLSVDAKVRSQIEVVEIDFLEDPANQNIPKNIDAAYYLIHSMTSSVSDFDKKEAQAAKNFNTLLEGTQCKQVIYLSGIVNDKELSKHLSSRKNVEEILYKGDFELTVLRAGIIVGSGSSSFEIIRDLCEKLPVMITPKWVLTKTQPIAIRDVIQFLTGVLGNQDTYGQSFDIGGPDVITYKDMLHGYAKVRGFKNWIFTVPVMTPKLSSYWLYFVTSTSYKLAVNLVDSMKMEVVAEDNRLQQMLGLETHSYEEAIDMAFKKIEQNLVISSWKDSIASGQIQEDLEKYIQVPKYGVLQDKKSVPIKDEQAVLENIWRIGGETGWYYGNWLWKFRGFLDKLVGGPGLRRGRTHPDRIFPGDALDFWRVLLADKKSKRLLLFAEMKTPGEAWLEFKIADGKLYQTATFRPRGLWGRLYWYSVLPFHLFIFGNMIKNIAKV
- a CDS encoding carboxypeptidase-like regulatory domain-containing protein, producing MSISKSFFIRCIVVLLGVPLSAQTISSRLIDAKTQKGIPYATVQYGEQLGVITNEEGRFSFVLEEATLDSIYITSMGYGKKGFTLEKLQDTLLQLDPKAIELSGVYVFDKELEVDDIIEKMIENIPKNVNKTPVKQRFFLRKAELANMEKVDFGFEKSSIKELNKELMDSISHSIPKNASHYTESFGDLYKHNTDYKVDIIKAADLYDKREVGSFEDLAEHMEDIFVQNVKQGSYLKIKSGIFSEKIQVDSILDTMDDERIDQMKKVKAQMEKDSVSGLVDSQRWQFKELLGQLYFQEDTKLDLVDKTRRYDFKLSGYAEMGDAGVYVVDFWPRRSSADFKGRLFINIEDFAVIRMDFTNTQRLRNFRLLGITYRENVYKGTMRFAKLPNGRYDLQFMELADGKYFGVDRPLKVVEKNKHVKGRRKQNELKLNIDFRMNITSKWELVVFNQNEIAQNDFNNFTEDKTVRATYMPRYDPKFWEGYTIMEPNQAIRGFTAEEE
- a CDS encoding helix-turn-helix domain-containing protein, which encodes METFQNINKPSKDEQKVALKSYDALASIIKQLKSNNPEIEIEETQDRIKIPLSALKLLGDILEAMSKGKPFSLVPIATEVTTQKAAEILGCSRPHFVKLLESGEIEFVKIGKHRRVKFEDVLKYKRKMKAAQKKHIIDIMKSDEETGLYDS